From a region of the Ardenticatena maritima genome:
- the cas1 gene encoding CRISPR-associated endonuclease Cas1, protein MKHPLYLLEQGTRLKREGRRLLVVRDDEVLARVSVLQVSQVIVFGNVDITTPALKLLLDEGIEVVLLSRRGRFYGRLVGAESGNGLLRVAQVTRSRDERFALEVARRLVQAKIHHMRRLLQRHGYRRPAIQAEIQNAVQALGQAHEQAARCRTLNSLLGVEGSATGHYFRAFRLLLNEGWVFEGRRRRPPTDPVNVLLSFGYTILQQNVLGAVLTAGLDPYVGFLHQMAYNRPSLALDLMEPFRPLVVDSVVLRCINNEVVRLDDFTTSDDPVRPVVLGDEGKRRYIRELEHRLTQAFKHPGTGEQVTYRRLFLLEAYALARVLTDEDENAMFQPFRV, encoded by the coding sequence ATGAAACACCCGCTCTACTTGCTCGAACAAGGCACACGCTTGAAGCGTGAGGGGCGCCGCCTGCTGGTTGTGCGCGATGATGAGGTGCTCGCCCGCGTCTCGGTTTTGCAGGTGAGCCAGGTTATTGTGTTCGGCAATGTGGATATCACCACACCGGCGCTCAAATTGCTGCTGGATGAAGGGATCGAGGTTGTATTGCTGAGCCGGCGCGGGCGCTTCTATGGTCGCCTGGTGGGGGCGGAAAGCGGCAACGGTTTGTTGCGCGTAGCGCAGGTCACGCGGAGCCGCGATGAACGCTTTGCGCTGGAAGTGGCGCGGCGGCTGGTGCAAGCCAAAATTCACCACATGCGGCGGCTCTTGCAACGCCACGGCTATCGTCGCCCGGCGATTCAAGCGGAGATTCAGAACGCCGTACAGGCGTTGGGGCAAGCGCACGAGCAGGCGGCGCGCTGTCGCACGCTCAACAGCCTGCTGGGCGTGGAAGGAAGCGCCACCGGGCATTATTTTCGCGCCTTTCGCTTGCTCTTGAACGAGGGGTGGGTTTTTGAAGGGCGACGCCGACGCCCGCCCACCGACCCCGTGAATGTGTTGCTCAGTTTTGGCTACACCATTCTCCAGCAGAACGTTCTGGGGGCGGTGCTCACCGCCGGGCTGGACCCCTACGTCGGGTTTTTGCATCAAATGGCGTATAACCGCCCCAGCCTGGCGCTCGATCTCATGGAGCCGTTTCGCCCGCTGGTTGTGGATTCGGTAGTTCTGCGTTGCATCAACAACGAGGTGGTACGGCTGGACGACTTCACCACGAGTGACGACCCCGTCCGTCCGGTTGTACTGGGAGATGAGGGCAAGCGGCGCTACATTCGGGAACTGGAACACCGCTTGACGCAAGCGTTCAAGCATCCCGGAACCGGCGAGCAGGTGACGTATCGGCGGCTTTTTCTGCTCGAAGCCTACGCACTGGCGCGTGTCTTGACGGATGAAGATGAAAACGCCATGTTTCAGCCGTTTCGCGTCTAG
- the cas6 gene encoding CRISPR-associated endoribonuclease Cas6 codes for MHDGDGPKPITCSLLWGARRTREGMPVRPGETYFVRITGLTPEVEEALDLALLHNPPKTWELDRHTFRVVRTTDTPEEDPTGWAGRQSYAEMVQTYLQGRSALRKRITLEFASPTAFRSQEKQITLPLPGLVFGSLVERWNAFAPIALSADMRRFAEECIAVSRYRLQSRPVDQKNKALRIGAIGEATYIALRYDVYWVSVFNLLADFARFGGVGVQTTTGMGQVRTR; via the coding sequence ATTCACGACGGCGACGGTCCCAAGCCGATTACCTGCTCGCTCTTGTGGGGCGCACGCCGCACGCGCGAAGGAATGCCGGTGCGCCCCGGCGAAACCTATTTCGTGCGCATCACCGGGCTGACACCCGAGGTTGAAGAAGCGCTCGACCTTGCCCTGCTGCACAACCCGCCCAAAACGTGGGAACTCGACCGCCACACGTTCCGCGTTGTGCGCACCACAGACACCCCCGAAGAAGACCCGACGGGCTGGGCGGGGCGTCAGTCATACGCGGAAATGGTGCAAACGTATCTGCAAGGGCGCTCGGCGTTGCGCAAACGCATCACGCTAGAATTTGCCAGCCCGACCGCGTTTCGCTCGCAGGAAAAGCAGATTACCTTGCCCCTGCCCGGTCTGGTGTTCGGCAGTCTGGTGGAGCGGTGGAATGCGTTTGCGCCGATCGCGCTGAGCGCCGACATGCGCCGCTTCGCCGAAGAATGTATCGCCGTGAGTCGCTACCGCTTGCAAAGCCGCCCGGTGGACCAGAAGAACAAGGCGCTGCGTATCGGCGCTATTGGAGAAGCGACCTACATTGCCCTGCGTTACGACGTGTATTGGGTGAGCGTCTTCAATCTGCTGGCGGATTTCGCCCGTTTCGGGGGCGTTGGTGTACAGACGACAACCGGCATGGGGCAGGTTCGTACGCGCTGA
- the cas2 gene encoding CRISPR-associated endonuclease Cas2, which yields MFVVVSYDIPDDRRRLKIAQTLLDYGGERVQYSVFEMHITARHLERLQRELSAIIDPGEDSVRFYRLCGACQGTILYLGVARPTDGPGLLII from the coding sequence ATGTTTGTTGTTGTCAGTTACGACATCCCGGACGACCGGCGGCGGCTCAAAATTGCGCAAACCTTGTTGGATTATGGGGGCGAGCGCGTGCAATACTCGGTCTTTGAAATGCACATCACCGCCCGCCATTTGGAGCGCCTGCAACGCGAACTCTCCGCCATCATTGACCCCGGCGAGGATAGCGTGCGGTTCTATCGGCTGTGCGGCGCTTGCCAGGGCACAATTCTCTACCTGGGCGTCGCCCGCCCCACAGACGGACCGGGGCTTTTGATTATTTAG
- a CDS encoding TIGR02710 family CRISPR-associated CARF protein gives MPRVLVCTVGGSCQPIVAAIRDYMPDFVYFIASAQSRATVDGEGRPCRQYNGEDLPAIVKQAGLSPEQYAILELTDPDSLSTCYAEMSQALADVATRFPDAEHIVDYTGGTKTMSVSLVLAALDGNWKVSLVKGARTDLVRVADGTEIAGLVNIGEVRARRRLQEVRALFNTYEYRAAENLIRALLQSAPLSVPLQQLLRDWIALCRGFDAWDRFDHARAEELLRPHAKTLGPVWRFLLALQGKGKHSEYEPVFDLLRNAERRAESGRYDDAVARLYRAVEMLAQIRLRREYGQETGDIDVARLPETLRAKYEALRDEDGKVRLALMRAYDLLHDLDDPLGRAFAQQKKEILNALKRRNASILAHGTEPLSERKWRKVREVLQGFIEETCEAMKVHVDAPQFPHLNEQNELDI, from the coding sequence ATGCCGCGTGTGTTGGTCTGTACGGTTGGCGGCTCATGCCAGCCCATTGTCGCCGCCATTCGCGACTATATGCCCGACTTTGTCTATTTCATCGCCTCGGCGCAGAGCCGTGCCACCGTGGACGGCGAGGGGCGCCCTTGCAGGCAATACAACGGCGAGGATTTGCCCGCTATCGTCAAGCAGGCAGGGCTCTCGCCGGAGCAGTACGCAATCCTTGAACTCACCGACCCCGATTCGCTCAGTACATGCTATGCTGAAATGAGCCAGGCGCTCGCCGATGTGGCGACCCGTTTCCCGGACGCGGAGCATATTGTGGATTACACCGGCGGCACCAAAACCATGTCCGTTTCGCTGGTGTTGGCGGCGCTCGACGGCAATTGGAAGGTTTCGCTTGTCAAGGGCGCACGTACCGACCTGGTGCGCGTGGCTGACGGTACCGAAATCGCCGGGCTGGTGAACATCGGCGAAGTGCGCGCCCGCCGCCGCTTGCAAGAGGTGCGTGCGCTCTTCAACACCTACGAGTACCGCGCCGCCGAAAATCTCATTCGGGCGTTGTTGCAAAGCGCCCCGCTCTCTGTGCCTCTGCAACAACTCCTGCGCGACTGGATTGCCTTGTGCCGCGGTTTCGACGCGTGGGACCGCTTCGACCATGCCCGCGCGGAAGAACTGTTGCGCCCCCACGCCAAAACGCTGGGTCCTGTCTGGCGCTTTTTGCTGGCGTTGCAGGGCAAGGGCAAGCATTCGGAGTATGAACCGGTCTTCGACCTGCTGCGCAACGCGGAACGCCGCGCCGAGAGTGGGCGCTACGATGACGCCGTGGCGCGGCTCTACCGTGCGGTGGAAATGCTGGCGCAAATTCGCCTGCGCCGCGAATATGGGCAGGAAACGGGCGATATTGACGTGGCGCGCTTGCCTGAGACTCTGCGCGCCAAATACGAGGCGCTGCGTGATGAGGACGGCAAGGTGCGCCTGGCGCTCATGCGGGCGTATGACCTTCTGCACGATTTGGACGACCCGCTTGGGCGGGCGTTCGCCCAGCAGAAGAAGGAAATTTTGAACGCGCTCAAACGTCGCAATGCCTCTATTCTGGCGCACGGCACCGAACCGCTTTCCGAAAGAAAATGGCGTAAGGTGCGCGAAGTGTTGCAGGGTTTCATTGAAGAGACCTGCGAGGCGATGAAAGTGCATGTTGACGCGCCCCAATTCCCGCACTTGAATGAGCAAAACGAACTCGACATCTAA